Proteins encoded within one genomic window of Haematobia irritans isolate KBUSLIRL chromosome 5, ASM5000362v1, whole genome shotgun sequence:
- the LOC142237557 gene encoding protein lifeguard 2-like produces MGQPNIYEQPAEVPPSQDQSYGWKNGSGVNSPSGSGSFLDPETLLPKNFSFNEESVRKGFVRKVYLILMGQLLFTFGVVSLFLFHKPTLEFSQNNPGLVLAAAITTLIVVISMACCESARRSFPANFICLGIFTFAESFLVGAIAGRYNSEEVFIAIGITAILCLALTIFAMQTKYDFTVCGGMLLAAMICLLLFGIVAMFWRTYIVRTIYAGVGALLACMFLIYDTQIMMGGEHKYSISPEEYIFAALNLYMDVVRIFIYVLQLIGNRK; encoded by the exons ACCAGTCCTATGGATGGAAGAATGGTTCAGGAGTGAATTCACCTTCGGGTAGTGGTAGCTTCTTAGATCCAGAAACTTTGCTgccaaagaatttttcttttaatgaagAGAGTGTTCGTAAAGGATTTGTTCGCAAAGTCTACCTGATCTTAATG GGCCAGCTACTTTTTACTTTTGGAGTAGTATCGCTGTTTTTATTTCACAAGCCAACATTAGAATTCTCCCAGAATAATCCTGGCTTAGTTCTTGCCGCAGCAATCACCACATTGATCGTTGTAATATCAATGGCATGTTGTGAGTCAGCACGACGATCTTTTCCTGCTAATTTCATATGCCTTGGAATTTTTACTTTCGCAGAGTCGTTTTTAGTAGGTGCTATAGCTGGTCGCTATAATTCTGAAGAG GTATTTATAGCTATTGGAATAACTGCCATATTGTGTCTTGCATTAACGATATTCGCAATGCaaacaaaatatgattttacCGTATGTGGAGGCATGTTGCTGGCTGCCATGATTTGTTTACTTTTATTTGGCATAGTTGCTATGTTTTGGAGAACTTATATAGTACGAACAATATATGCTGGCGTTGGTGCTCTTTTAGCATGCATGTTTCTTATCTATGATACCCAAATAATGATGGGAGGCGAGCATAAATACAGCATTAGCCCGGAGGAATACATATTTGCTGCTCTCAATCTTTATATGGACGTTGTCCGTATATTTATATACGTTTTACAATTAATTGGAAACAGAAAATAA